The Anastrepha ludens isolate Willacy chromosome 2, idAnaLude1.1, whole genome shotgun sequence genome contains a region encoding:
- the LOC128855047 gene encoding carcinine transporter — protein MQMHTQNQDMLDEKKNGDVNKTLPANDEVEFDESEENDPFQKIMERVGNHGRFQLIYNLTFVLGLAAAGSMVYMNIILALDIPEHWCTVPGQELTNYTLDEWRRITLPTQKDNRGTSTHSNCEMYNANFTKVDDWQNWNKTNSNVTACQHGWSYDRTWYEDTIPSKENWVCAKDLYVTNTFVVGRVTEVIGSFVLGQMGDVYGRRLVYYISIAFCALGRSFSIITTNLYWVFLFCTGLTGLAANSLFQAPQIVGMEISREQDRSIIAIYQSIGWSIGTSLMPLLFWWLRDWYAFMWLTTIPTAIVLIFFKYVIESPRWLISKHRYGEAITQFKKIARINGRQFDMTEKELAQIYTNRVEEEVTYGMASLFSGWHLTRNTTIMGFSWCVVAVSYFTLILFSTRMGGNPFLNFLLQSVVEIPAYLVGRYMGDTYGRRFTNSTSFLMSFFATVPLILLTADVKYEKVTVFLATFIKFLNALTFFTVNLQSMEIYPTCMRQTGIALGTILANAVGVLAPYLVYLGTTVNIRAPYYILGTLFLIGGIGALFLPETLHKKLPDTMEEARHFGKHDKFFSLPKAPPKHEEPQPAEEVHLNQTKFAP, from the exons atgcaaatgcATACGCAAAATCAAGATATGTtggatgaaaagaaaaatggcgACGTCAACAAAACTCTGCCAGCGAATGATGAGGTTGAATTCGATGAGTCCGAAGAAAACGATCCCTTCCAGAAGATCATGGAACGCGTTGGCAACCATGGACGATTTCAACTTATCTACAATTTGACCTTCGTGCTAGGTTTAGCCGCTGCTGGCTCGATGGTATACATGAATATCATATTGGCGCTTGATATTCCGGAACATTGGTGCACTGTGCCGGGCCAGGAACTAACCAACTATACGCTGGACGAGTGGCGGCGAATAACGCTGCCGAC GCAGAAGGATAATCGCGGCACCAGCACACACAGTAACTGTGAGATGTATAATGCAAATTTTACGAAAGTCGATGATTGGCAGAATTGGAATAAAACCAATTCAAATGTAACAG CTTGTCAACATGGCTGGAGTTATGATAGGACGTGGTACGAAGACACCATACCCAGCAAGGAGAATTGGGTTTGCGCCAAAGATTTGTATGTAACGAACACTTTTGTTGTGGGACGCGTGACAGAAGTCATCGGATCATTTGTGCTAGGACAAATGGGTGATGT TTACGGTCGTCGCCTTGTTTACTACATCAGCATTGCATTCTGCGCTCTGGGACGGTCATTCTCCATAATAACAACCAACTTATATTGGGTGTTCCTATTCTGTACGGGCTTAACTGGATTGGCGGCGAATAGTTTGTTTCAGGCACCGCAGATTGTTGGCATGGAAATATCCAGGGA ACAAGATCGCAGCATCATCGCAATTTACCAGAGCATTGGCTGGTCCATTGGAACATCGTTGATGCCATTGCTCTTCTGGTGGCTACGTGATTGGTATGCTTTTATGTGGCTCACGACAATACCGACtgcaattgttttaattttcttcaa ATACGTTATTGAGTCGCCACGTTGGTTGATTAGCAAACATCGTTACGGTGAAGCGATCACgcaatttaagaaaattgcGAGAATTAATGGCCGCCAATTCGATATGACCGAGAAGGAGCTGGCGCAGATATACACGAATAGAGTGGAGGAGGAGGTGACATATGGCATGGCTTCACTCTTCAGTGGCTGGCATCTAACACGCAACACCACCATTATGGGCTTCAGTTG gtgtGTGGTGGCAGTTTCCTACTTCACGCTCATTCTATTCAGCACACGTATGGGCGGTAATCCCTTCCTGAATTTCCTACTACAAAGCGTGGTCGAAATACCCGCCTACCTGGTGGGCAGATATATGG GCGATACATATGGACGGCGCTTCACGAATAGTACGTCTTTCCTCATGTCTTTCTTCGCTACTGTACCATTAATTTTATTGACCGCAG ATGTCAAATATGAGAAGGTCACTGTGTTTTTGGCTACATTCATTAAGTTCCTCAACGCACTCACCTTCTTCACTGTCAATCTGCAAAGCATGGAAATCTACCCGACGTGCATGCGACAGACAGGCATTGCGCTGGGCACGATCTTGGCGAATGCTGTTGGTGTTCTAGCTCCATATCTGGTGTATCTGGGCACTACAGTGAATATTCGTGCGCCCTACTACATTCTCGgcactttgtttttaattggagGAATCGGCGCGCTATTTCTGCCTGAAACGCTGCATAAGAAATTACCGGACACAATGGAGGAGGCGAGGCATTTCGGAAAACATGAT AAATTCTTCAGCCTACCTAAGGCGCCTCCGAAACACGAAGAGCCACAGCCCGCTGAAGAAGTGCATCTCAATCAAACAAAGTTTGCTCCATAA